In Pasteurella dagmatis, the sequence GTGACTTTAAAAGGGCTGACTGATAAGAAAGAGATTACAGTCAGTACACAAATAGGCAAGATGATATTGAATGTGCTTGAAAATGAAAAAGTACAGGTGAATATGGGGGAACCAATTTGGGAACCTGCCAAAATTCCATTTGTAGCGAATAAATTTGAAAAAAATTACATTCTACGAACTGATATTCAGACTGTACTTTGTGGTGTGGTTTCAATGGGTAACCCACATTGTGTGGTGCAAGTGGATGATATTAAAACAGCCAATGTTGAACAACTAGGTCCATTACTTGAGAGCCATGAGCGTTTTCCAGAGCGTGTGAATGCGGGTTTTATGCAAGTAATTAACCGCCGTCATATTAAATTACGTGTTTATGAACGTGGTGCAGGAGAAACCCAAGCTTGTGGAAGTGGTGCTTGTGCGGCAGTCGCGGTGGGCATTATGCAAGGGTTATTGGATAGCAAAGTGCAAGTTGATTTACCAGGGGGGAGTTTAACGATTGAATGGGAAGGTGTTGGTAAGCCGTTGTTTATGACGGGGGAGGCGACACATGTGTATGACGGCGTTATAAGGTTATAGTTTTCTGTGACTTTGCTTTGTATCAGCAAAGTCAGCCACTCTGCTGACAGTAAAATCAAGAAATGAAAAACAGGTGAATAGAAACTATGCAAAATTTAACCCACGATCAGATAACAGATTATCTCACGCAACATCCTAATTTTTTTCTTGATCATCCAGAACTGCTTGATTATCTGAACCTTCATTATTCGCAAGAAAATACGCTTTCTCTTGTTGAATTACAGCTTGAACGCCAACGCCACCGCATCAAAGAACTTGAAGCAGAATTAGAAAAATTCACTCAACTTGCGATTCAAAACAGCGATATTTTTCTTGGCTTGTTGCCTTTACAGCAACAGCTTTCACAAGCACATAATCTTGCCGAAGGGATTCAGAAATTAGATCAATGGGTGAAAAGATTTGAGTTACAACAAGCCAAAATTTTATTGTTTACTGATGAATGGGAAAAACGCACAAGTTTAAGTGATGAAGTATGGTTAGATCGCAAAGCCTTTGAAATTGTGCGTTTAGAACGTTTTGGTTTACGCCGTTTTTATCTTGGGCAGATGACACATAAAGAAAAAACGATGTTGTTTTTACCTGAGGAATTTCCGATTGGATCTGTGGCTTGTTGCCTGCTTGGTGGCAAAACAGGGCAAAAGCCGACCGCACTTTTATTGTTTTCTGCTCGTGATGAGCGACATTTTCATAATGGGCAAGATACCGAATTTTTGAAACATTTAGTGGATATTGTGGAGCTACATTTAGGGCGTTGGGTTGATAATTTTAAACGATAGTGCGAAGAAGGATAGCAATCAGAATGCAAACACTACTTGAGAAATATTGGAATTATCTGCGTATTGAACGGCAAGTGAGCCCACATACGTTGAGTAATTATCAACGCCAACTTAATCGCATTGTGCAAATTCTCAATGAAAATGGCATGACTTCTTGGCAGGAGGTGACGCCAAGTGTGGTGCGTTTTATTCTGGCTGAGAGCAGTAAAACTGATAAATTGCACGAAAAAAGTTTGGCGTTGCGTTTGTCTGCATTGCGCCGTTTTTTAACTTATTTAGTCCAGCAAGATGAGCTGAAAGTGAATGCTGCGACAGGCATTTCAGCGCCAAAACAAGGCCGCCATTTACCTAAAAATATCGATGCGGAACAAGTACAAAAACTATTATCCAATGACAGCAAAGAACCTATCGATATTCGTGATCGAGCGATTTTGGAATTGCTTTATAGCTCGGGATTGCGTTTATCGGAATTACAAGGGCTTAACTTAAATAGTATTAATACGCGGGTGCGTGAAGTACGTGTGATTGGTAAAGGGAATAAAGAGCGAATTGTGCCTTTTGGACGTTATGCCTCGCACGCCATTCAACAGTGGCTCAAAGTGCGGTTGCTTTTTAATCCAAAAGATGATGCTCTGTTTGTGAGTCAACTTGGTAATCGCTTAACCCATCGTACCATTCAAAAACGCCTTGAAGTCTGGGGCATT encodes:
- the xerC gene encoding tyrosine recombinase XerC; translation: MQTLLEKYWNYLRIERQVSPHTLSNYQRQLNRIVQILNENGMTSWQEVTPSVVRFILAESSKTDKLHEKSLALRLSALRRFLTYLVQQDELKVNAATGISAPKQGRHLPKNIDAEQVQKLLSNDSKEPIDIRDRAILELLYSSGLRLSELQGLNLNSINTRVREVRVIGKGNKERIVPFGRYASHAIQQWLKVRLLFNPKDDALFVSQLGNRLTHRTIQKRLEVWGIKQGLNSHLNPHKLRHSFATHMLEASSDLRAVQELLGHSNLSTTQIYTHLNFQHLADVYDSAHPRAKRKK
- the dapF gene encoding diaminopimelate epimerase, with product MQFSKMHGLGNDFVVVDAITQNLYFSPETIKRLADRHRGIGFDQMLVVEPPYDPDQDFHYRIFNADGSEVAQCGNGARCFARFVTLKGLTDKKEITVSTQIGKMILNVLENEKVQVNMGEPIWEPAKIPFVANKFEKNYILRTDIQTVLCGVVSMGNPHCVVQVDDIKTANVEQLGPLLESHERFPERVNAGFMQVINRRHIKLRVYERGAGETQACGSGACAAVAVGIMQGLLDSKVQVDLPGGSLTIEWEGVGKPLFMTGEATHVYDGVIRL
- a CDS encoding DUF484 family protein, which encodes MQNLTHDQITDYLTQHPNFFLDHPELLDYLNLHYSQENTLSLVELQLERQRHRIKELEAELEKFTQLAIQNSDIFLGLLPLQQQLSQAHNLAEGIQKLDQWVKRFELQQAKILLFTDEWEKRTSLSDEVWLDRKAFEIVRLERFGLRRFYLGQMTHKEKTMLFLPEEFPIGSVACCLLGGKTGQKPTALLLFSARDERHFHNGQDTEFLKHLVDIVELHLGRWVDNFKR